From a single Camarhynchus parvulus chromosome 6, STF_HiC, whole genome shotgun sequence genomic region:
- the HMX2 gene encoding homeobox protein HMX2, whose protein sequence is MSSKEEPSKCCPAAAPISSFTIQSILGSGSAEPPREAGDRAPAWPARARTLSLSSEDEEPEESWKHRGCFCPEAQGPAEACHKHQPPLSFTCLGSAKGSGAAAAGSGERGPFLSPPQQDCKDEKEKPLGSSSPSCGERQRDGGDRQAGAAKKKTRTVFSRSQVYQLESTFDMKRYLSSSERACLASSLQLTETQVKTWFQNRRNKWKRQLSAELEAANMAHASAQTLVGMPLVFRDNSLLRVPVPRSIAFPAPLYYPGSNLSALPLYNLYNKIDY, encoded by the exons ATGAGCAGCAAAGAAGAGCCGAGCAAGTGCTGTCCGGCGGCTGCTCCCATCTCCAGTTTCACCATCCAGTCCATCCTGGGCAGCGGCAGCGCTGAGCCCCCCCGGGAAGCCGGAGACAGAGCGCCCGCCTGGCCCGCCCGCGCCCGGACCCTCTCCCTGTCCTCGGAGGACGAGGAGCCGGAGGAGAGCTGGAAGCACCGCGGCTGCTTCTGCCCCGAGGCTCAGGGCCCCGCCGAGGCGTGCCACAAGCACCAGCCCCCCCTCAGCTTCACCTGTCTCG GCAGCGCCAAGGggagcggagcggcggcggcgggcagcGGGGAGCGGGGGCCCTTCCTCTCGCCCCCCCAGCAGGACTGTAAGGACGAGAAGGAGAAGCCGCTGGGATCGTCCTCGCCGTCCTGCGGGGAGCGGCAGCGCGACGGCGGGGACCGGCAGGCCGGCGCCGCCAAGAAGAAGACGCGCACGGTGTTCAGCCGCAGCCAGGTGTATCAGCTGGAGTCCACCTTCGACATGAAGCGCTACCTGAGCAGCTCGGAGCGGGCCTGCCTGgcctccagcctgcagctcacCGAGACCCAGGTGAAGACCTGGTTCCAGAACCGCAGGAACAAGTGGAAACGGCAGCTCTCGGCCGAGCTGGAGGCGGCCAACATGGCCCACGCCTCGGCGCAGACTCTGGTGGGGATGCCGCTGGTGTTCAGAGACAATTCCCTCCTCCGAGTGCCGGTGCCCCGGTCCATCGCCTTCCCCGCCCCTCTCTACTACCCCGGCAGCAACCTCTCGGCCTTACCGCTCTACAACCTCTACAACAAGATCGACTACTGa